In Anopheles bellator chromosome 2, idAnoBellAS_SP24_06.2, whole genome shotgun sequence, the genomic stretch GTTCCCCGTTTTGGGTGGTGGTTTTGGAATTCTTCCCCGCAGTTgtcacacggaacggaagcaaccGGCACGAGCGATAAAGCAGCCATTTTCTTAACTTATCGTTCGCCACTAAAAGCGGTGTTTAGTGGACCATAAAACCGATCCAGTGCAGAGCTGACTGGGCGCTTCCTTCCACCGGCTGGGCTCTACTTTTTCGCCAACGGAACATATTATAATGTGCTCCGGTTTTTCTGCACGTCCTTGggtcggtttgtttgggtGTCTGCTCATTGCCAGGGCACGGCCAGGGCAGAAACGACGACCCTTAAAGGATGTGGTCGTGGTTCACATCCTCGCGGGGGCCACAGACGCGCTGATGGTGGTACCATCGCATTAAACGAAAATGACATCAAGACGGCACCACGGAGTTCAGATGCCTTTTGTCACCGGAAGTGCCCCCGAGCGGAAGCTTAAGAGCGATAGATGTACTCCGGGGAGCAACAGTACGCCGCACCGTGCGTCGCTGTCAATGAAGCGTAATCGAGAAATAATGTTGCAGTTTGAAGCCAGTACGGCGCAGGAGGCTTACGACCGATGTTCGACAACGTTGTTCGACGTTCCGCGGCCGGCTCTCGGGTTGCTCAAGAAGTGGTTGGAACATGGCAGTACAGAGGTTGGTTTGTGTTTGGCAAATACAGTCCgtaacgttttttttcatacaaaTTGTTACGTAAAACGAGGACATGTATTTACAAtcgagtttaaaaaaaatcttggATGGTTATTGGGGTTACTTATGCAGGTTTAAGGTAAATGTACGCAAAATCCAAATCAGCATAGTtacaaatttgaaaaaacCATAGCTCAAAAGGGATTGGATGTTGGAAAATCTTAAAAGCATCCAAAAGGAATTTCGGTGTTTATCTCTTCTAAGAACTTTGTCGGTCAACTTCTTGAGGGCCGGAATGACAACACCCTGTGGAGTTGGCAGTTTCGCTGATCGCGATTGGTTTTATTGTGCTTGTGATAACGAAGGACGTTTTGTTTCATGACCATATCGGCCATGGACCTTTGCTGGCCTTCGCAGCGGTTTCAATATTCGGCGATTGCGGCTTATCTTTACAAATATTACCCTTGCAATGTAGAAGCTAGTGTCACTTAGGGGGTTCTTAGTTGGACATCCATTACGCCGTAGAGCATTTATTGTACAAGGTGTTCCATTACAATCCAACTAttcaaatgttgaataactccgctatttgtttaGTCGATTTTAACAAACTAGCCAGATTCTAATACTtcagtctatgccgttttagtcaCGGATAACCAAAGGTAAAAAAGCTGACTGAAATTGTAGCActctacattgaaaataatcgttcaactgtgacAACTGTGCGTGCTTGTTAATGCCGAATTTCTTCTGAATTCTTTCTGCGGGGATATTTGAAGAGTAAAGTTTATGCCAGTCAAGCGAAGATCactgaagaactgaaagctaacatcacatCAAATTACTGCAATTacttcaaaataaacaaataaacttcACATACCTCTTCGTAGTCTAATTTTAGAAAGAAGTACACTTGTTAGGTTTCCGTTCAATATGAATTATAAATAACCGCACCTGACTCTgacccgttcgttcgcttcaaGTACCGGAGATTAGCTGAAGCTTACCCTCTAGGACCAAGTAAAACACAAGTGCTGCTTGTTCGAGGCACATTCTTGGCTTAACCCTAACTCCGTCACGTGCTTTTCAATTCACGTTGTCAGCTTGGACAATTCGTTCGATTACTTCATCATACAGCAGCTTGCGAACATCGTTTGCCATAAGAAAGTCCAAATGGTTAAAAAGTTTATGGTTAACCTGGACATTTTGCCGTAAATTAGGCAACCGTGCCGCCAGATTGTGGACGTCCTTCGGAGCCGCCAGATAATCGTTCAACCCATAGTACAGCACAACGGGCACGGTCACTCTCGTCAGGTTGTACTCCGGGGGCGATAGTTTACCGTAGGTGAGATAATTTTTGACTTTTCCAAAATCAAACATCCGGAAGCGCTTCGAGCGAACCTCTTGGGCGTAATGAACCAACTGCATCGTCGCTGCTCCGGCCGGCGTGTGGCCGACCAGAATCGGAATCATGGCCGGATCCAGTTGCGTAGGATCGCAGCCGTTAAGTAGGAAGAGCAGATGAATGCACAGGTTGTTCGACGATGTGGTTGGACAGATCCGTTTGGAAATCTCGTGCAGGATGGGCGTGTTGGGCATAAACTCGCCGATCCCGAACAGACTCGTCAGAATATCCAGAGTGTTGAGAAACTTGGTCATCAGCAGGAGCAACGGACTGTTCATGTGTTCCATGAAGGCGACCGGTGCCATCGCTTGCATCTGCACCACTTTATCGTTATACTCCGGTCTGCTGGATGCCATCACGAAGAACGCCGTCGTGCCCTGTGAATGGCCAACGTAGTGTAGCCGGGGCTGCCGGGTTCGTGCGAGAATGTAATCGATCGTGACCGGCAGATCATGGTATCCGATCTCGTGCCACGAAAACTCCCAAAACGATGGCCACACAGGGCTGAGACTGTCGTGATGGCGTGAGTAGCGGTTACCGCGAGCGTTTCCCAACCAAACATCGTAGCCACGATCCGCCAGAAGGTAAGCGAGTGCATTGCCCGGACCGATCATTAGCCAGTCCGCAGAGCTGCACAGAAGACCGTGCATCAGCAGGACGACAGTGGCATTCGGGCGATCACTTTTTATGCGGTGCAACATCAGCCGGTATCCGTCCTCGGTTTTGACCGGGTGCTCTTCCACTGGGTAGCCGTATTTCTCTATCAACTCGGGAACGGTTAGCCGACCATCTTCACTGTCCACTTGAAATCTTATCTTATCCGATGGCGTAGCACTCGCGTGCAGCAGCATATGGAGCGACAGCAATAGGACGGCGCACGCTGAACACTGTTTGCGGCTAAGCGACTCCATCACGGGGTGGTTGCTGAATCGACACTGACACCTTTGGTCACTCGTGACGCGATCCTTTAAAGGCGTACTCCGCTCGGTATCGTGAGATCGCGCCAATGGGCTGGACACGCATCGATTAGCTAATACCAGAAAAGTGCAATCACATCTAAGTGGAATTATATGGCGGTTCGTTCCACTGATCCGCGGTACTTCACACCGAAACTAAGCTTCGCCATAAGGAAACGATAGTCTAGAGATGGTTGAACAAAATTGCGAAAAATACACATACTCTGGTACGTCCATTAAAAACACAATTAAGATAAAATTCAAAGGCCACCACATTCCTGAGCTTGTGATAAGTCCCATCTGTTGCGCCAGTATAGGTTTAAGCAGCATGAATTTATCTATAAGTAatcataacaataataataataagcaTTCTCTTCAGACCCCAGGCATCTTGCTTTTCTCCTTTCGTACAACGCattatggggaaaaggcggtcataaaccaaCTTTAAAAAGTGAGCTActttagttatattttcctaaaatagataagttatctattACCGATCTGATTTTTTGGCAATCCGCTGGCCtgtcgaaagagtgataaaaatgacTCTTTAAcaccaacttttatcagctactttaacgcaATCGTTAACACAGTTCTGCACCGGTAATCTATTCATATTATACgtcattcgaaaggtaataaatTCTTCtttgaaaatcaaatattcacgCTTGGCATTGcttgtaaatttattttcgggAATGAGTATAGAAAGCTAcgaaaaaattcaatttatcaaCTTTGCTAccaaaaattttaaattatttccagTAAGATTTGCAACCGTCTCGATTCGTCCGTGTCAGCCaggcttattttaagaaaaaaCTTCCTGATGCATAAGGCTAATGCTGATGTGCTgtatgaaatggccatacaaaacagaGCGCCTTTATGAACTTTATGCCTTTTCCATTACTTAGATAAACTAAATAAAATGTCTATCTTGTATTGAAACAACCGTACCCTTTGCAAGTAATAAGAATTTCGCTGATTAAGGATAAACGTTTTATACCATTCTAGCTCGTGCAATTTTCATGCAGTTTAAGGTAGTCggtataataaaaaaatatttgcagATGCTGAGCGTACAAGTACTGTTCGTAATGTAGATAAAGATTTGATA encodes the following:
- the LOC131206958 gene encoding lipase 3-like, with product MESLSRKQCSACAVLLLSLHMLLHASATPSDKIRFQVDSEDGRLTVPELIEKYGYPVEEHPVKTEDGYRLMLHRIKSDRPNATVVLLMHGLLCSSADWLMIGPGNALAYLLADRGYDVWLGNARGNRYSRHHDSLSPVWPSFWEFSWHEIGYHDLPVTIDYILARTRQPRLHYVGHSQGTTAFFVMASSRPEYNDKVVQMQAMAPVAFMEHMNSPLLLLMTKFLNTLDILTSLFGIGEFMPNTPILHEISKRICPTTSSNNLCIHLLFLLNGCDPTQLDPAMIPILVGHTPAGAATMQLVHYAQEVRSKRFRMFDFGKVKNYLTYGKLSPPEYNLTRVTVPVVLYYGLNDYLAAPKDVHNLAARLPNLRQNVQVNHKLFNHLDFLMANDVRKLLYDEVIERIVQADNVN